The region GAGTGTTTTGACGTTCTGGTGATGGGGAGGGCTTGGCGCTGTTCTTTGGGAACGGCGCTGTTTGTTCCGACTTGCCGTTGTTCTGTAGCTTATTCTTTTCTTTCTTCGGACGACCCTGCCGGGGGTAGCCCGGCGGCTACTCACTTTTCTTGTCTCGCCAAGAAAAGTAAGCAAAAGAAGCGACCGCTGGTTCGTAGCCCCCTGCCGGGGGTTCCCGGCGTCGTCAGGTACAAATCGGGAGGGGAAACAAACTCGCTGCGCTCAGACAAGTTTCCCCTCTTTATCCGATTTGCACCTGCCGCCACCGGCTACTCGCAAGCGGACTGCCAGACTGGCTCGCTGCGCATCGCCAGGAGACGGAGGTGGAGTGAAAGTCACAGTTCTCCGCAGTCAGTCCAAGAAAGAATGAGAATCACGATGCCGAAGGCGAGCCACCCAAGGCAAGGCGAAGCGAGCCGAAAAAGAAGTTCCGCTTATGAGTCGCCGTTGGTGACGTGCTCAAATCGGAAAAAGAAGGGAAACTTGTTTGAGCGAAGCGAGTTTGTTTCCCTTCCCGATTTGAGCACGTCACCAACGGGAACCCCGCGCAGCGAGGCGACGAATCGCGGTCGCCTTTCTTTGCTTACTTTCTTTGGCGAAGCAAAGAAAGTGAGCGGCTGCCGGGCCGCCCCCGGCAACCCCGGCCGTCCGAAGAGAGAAACAAATAAGCTACCCAGAACAGCGAAGTCGGAGCAGAACAGCAGATGTAAAATGTATTCACATCCAGACTTCCAAACCCAAAAGAGATAACAACAATGGAACTCCGCCACCTCCGCTACTTCCTCGTAGTCGCCGAAGAACAACACTTCACGCGCGCCGCCGAACGGCTGGAGATGCAGCAACCCCCGCTAAGCCACCAGATCAGGATGCTGGAAAAGGAACTCGGCTTCGACCTGTTCCGCCGCCACCCGAAAGGCGCCGAACTGACCGCCGGCGGCGCCGCTTTCCTGCAGGAAGCCAAAGCCATCCTGCGCAGCGTCGAACTGGCGTCAGCCAAGGCGGCGCGCGCGGCGCAAGGCTTCGAAGGCACCATCGTGATCGGCTTCACCAGCTCGGCCGCAGCGCATCCGCTGATCCCCGGCATCATCCGCGCCTATCGCGATGCCTACCCCGGCGTGCATCTCGACCTGCGCGAAGGCAACGCCGCCGAACTCACCGAAGAGATTGAAGACGGCAAGGTCAACCTCGGCTTCCTGCGCGCGCCGGTCAGCCAGCCGCGCGGCATCGGCTTCCTGCAATTGCTGGATGAAGAAATGCTGTTGATTCTGCCGATGGGACATGCGCTGCTCGGCAAGCAACAGACAGGCGACATGCCGACCGTATCGCTGCGCGCGCTGGCAGACGAACAGTTCATTCTGGTCCGGAGACACGGCGCACCGGGCATGTATTCACGCCTGATCGAAGCGTGCGAAAACGCCGGATTCACGCCGCACATTGCCTCCGAAGTCGAACGCATGCTGACCAACATCAGCCTGGTCGCGGCCGGCGGCGGCATCTCGGTGGTGCCGGCATCGATGAAGGATTTCCATCGCGACAGCGTGGTGTATTGCCGCATCCGTGACGCCAGGCCGACGCTGGTGGCGCCGATCACGCTGGTGAGCCGTACCGCCAGCATCTCGCCGGCGGAAAAGAATTTCCTCGACCTGGCGAAGAAGATCACCCGCCAATACAAGAAAAACTGAAATCAGGACGAGGCCGGCAAATCGCTGCTGCTGCAGATGCGATCGCGGCCCTGCGCCTTGGCGAGATACAGCGCCTTGTCGGCGGCGCGCATGAGTTTGTCGGGCGCGTCGACGTCGCGGATCGGTACGAACGCGCTCACGCCCGCGCTGATGGTGACGATGCCTGCTTCGTTGCCTTCATGCAGCAGG is a window of Herbaspirillum hiltneri N3 DNA encoding:
- a CDS encoding LysR family transcriptional regulator yields the protein MELRHLRYFLVVAEEQHFTRAAERLEMQQPPLSHQIRMLEKELGFDLFRRHPKGAELTAGGAAFLQEAKAILRSVELASAKAARAAQGFEGTIVIGFTSSAAAHPLIPGIIRAYRDAYPGVHLDLREGNAAELTEEIEDGKVNLGFLRAPVSQPRGIGFLQLLDEEMLLILPMGHALLGKQQTGDMPTVSLRALADEQFILVRRHGAPGMYSRLIEACENAGFTPHIASEVERMLTNISLVAAGGGISVVPASMKDFHRDSVVYCRIRDARPTLVAPITLVSRTASISPAEKNFLDLAKKITRQYKKN